A genomic segment from Drosophila willistoni isolate 14030-0811.24 chromosome 2L unlocalized genomic scaffold, UCI_dwil_1.1 Seg72.1, whole genome shotgun sequence encodes:
- the LOC111518412 gene encoding uncharacterized protein LOC111518412, which yields MKKLSRHLCLTVLTVVMSMRMMEGGALTEDRKEDHIIHHLTDPDPQRHNYIWNPFPGFCGPNATRVTCGGVCPETCQYKSLNCLSYCGVPCKCKRGYIFDELSLQCILRSDCPTHLGPQKIVGTHRVFQ from the coding sequence ATGAAGAAGTTGTCGCGGCATTTGTGTCTAACAGTGCTCACAGTGGTGATGTCGATGAGAATGATGGAGGGAGGTGCCCTTACCGAAGATCGAAAAGAAGATCACATTATACATCATCTAACAGATCCTGACCCGCAAAGGCATAACTATATATGGAATCCATTCCCCGGCTTTTGTGGCCCCAATGCCACAAGGGTAACTTGCGGTGGTGTCTGCCCAGAAACTTGCCAATATAAGTCACTAAACTGTCTCAGTTATTGCGGAGTGCCATGTAAATGCAAAAGAGGTTATATATTTGATGAGCTCAGCTTGCAGTGTATCTTGCGTAGCGACTGTCCGACCCATTTGGGACCACAGAAAATAGTCGGCACTCATCGTGTGTTTCAGTAA
- the LOC6637866 gene encoding uncharacterized protein LOC6637866 yields MPTRTHFIPFPEMRKSYQSSFTVNPLANSNITLVHPLDALHDSSEFHKQPFGKGVDKEDYMDMITLATTTRSSGSPNESVNRKPLAEKDLLRHPFVFGCCHNSTYVGCAGVCPETCQYRSKYCMPLCGPPCRCKRGYVYNIDAKACTLRTDCPKGIVQSRNGVYRVFL; encoded by the coding sequence ATGCCTACGAGAACTCATTTTATTCCTTTTCCCGAAATGAGAAAATCATATCAGTCGAGTTTCACAGTGAATCCATTAGCTAACAGTAATATAACACTCGTTCATCCATTGGATGCACTTCACGATTCCTCTGAATTCCATAAGCAGCCATTTGGCAAAGGCGTAGACAAGGAAGACTATATGGACATGATCACATTGGCAACAACTACGCGAAGTTCGGGGTCCCCGAATGAAAGTGTAAACAGAAAACCACTTGCCGAAAAGGACTTGTTGCGACATCCTTTTGTGTTTGGCTGTTGTCACAATTCCACGTATGTGGGTTGTGCCGGTGTCTGCCCGGAGACTTGTCAGTATCGCTCAAAATACTGTATGCCCCTATGTGGTCCACCGTGTCGATGTAAACGTGGTTATGTCTATAATATAGATGCCAAGGCCTGCACCCTACGCACTGATTGTCCCAAGGGCATAGTGCAAAGTCGAAATGGAGTGTACAGGGTGTTTCTTTGA